In Crinalium epipsammum PCC 9333, the following are encoded in one genomic region:
- a CDS encoding cupin domain-containing protein, producing MDPAFNDIQTNPWNEIFKIVFFPDRIYHAEYLNATRSPRYRYNVREVRSYLGINALKGEVYLDGKFISNFLRLEYRSSRLIEQVREKKRLLSSGVIAWVKLLPEDESKKAESRVKLHHCPWIDAYTVEIWETLEAPNTSYHDFQILDQMGRDGSITRVKAFNPALRDIKALTQIELAFRENDRNLPTGYQISDADACWDNDYSRSHQEPRTQEPSSQQNTVDDLNYLINFQRGWFLQAPDIKPVRYRNAMMDGDNPDLADNNIIDMRWIVQRELGGSNIFFHEVTIPPGTVEGTHQHIGTEELYYISEGEGLAYMRAGDDPATDKYPTVKRQVMGLGSREFKELPVKPGSVIFTKSGGMHGIRNPGTKPLKFVAFLYHTI from the coding sequence ATGGACCCAGCATTTAACGACATTCAGACCAATCCATGGAACGAGATTTTTAAAATCGTCTTTTTTCCAGATCGCATTTACCATGCCGAATACCTCAACGCTACCCGCAGTCCCCGTTATCGTTACAACGTGCGAGAGGTTCGCAGCTACTTGGGGATCAATGCCCTCAAAGGAGAGGTATATCTTGATGGAAAGTTTATCAGTAATTTTCTGCGACTGGAATACAGATCCAGCCGTTTAATAGAGCAAGTACGCGAGAAAAAACGGTTGCTCAGTAGTGGTGTGATTGCTTGGGTGAAGTTGTTACCGGAAGATGAAAGCAAGAAAGCAGAAAGCAGGGTAAAACTACACCATTGCCCCTGGATTGATGCTTACACTGTGGAGATTTGGGAAACTTTAGAAGCTCCTAATACCAGCTACCATGATTTTCAAATTTTGGATCAGATGGGACGCGATGGGTCGATTACGCGAGTTAAAGCATTTAACCCAGCTTTGCGAGATATCAAAGCACTGACGCAGATAGAATTGGCATTTCGTGAAAATGATCGCAATTTACCTACTGGCTATCAAATTAGTGATGCTGATGCCTGTTGGGATAATGACTATTCGCGATCGCACCAAGAACCACGCACGCAAGAACCCAGTTCACAGCAAAATACCGTTGACGATCTCAACTACCTAATCAACTTCCAGCGCGGTTGGTTTTTACAAGCACCGGACATTAAGCCTGTGCGCTATCGGAATGCCATGATGGATGGCGACAATCCAGATCTAGCAGACAACAACATTATTGATATGCGCTGGATTGTTCAACGAGAACTAGGCGGTTCCAACATCTTTTTCCACGAAGTAACAATTCCTCCCGGCACTGTAGAAGGCACTCACCAACATATTGGTACGGAAGAATTATATTACATCAGCGAGGGAGAGGGCCTCGCCTATATGCGTGCCGGCGACGATCCCGCAACAGACAAATACCCGACTGTAAAACGTCAAGTCATGGGACTGGGGAGCCGTGAATTTAAAGAACTCCCTGTGAAACCAGGTAGCGTTATTTTCACCAAGAGTGGTGGGATGCATGGCATTCGTAACCCTGGTACAAAACCCCTAAAATTCGTTGCTTTCTTGTATCACACAATTTAA
- a CDS encoding GMC family oxidoreductase has translation MQTEFDVVIVGSGAGGSPIAHTLVKAGKSVLILEKGPLFRPQYQNPQGLSDFKRDELFADGPEKRIRVPGVANQNEAFYSSHVEPDINDEPHIYRDPNGQDRATIEGYTAQVVGGGTQIYGGVSLRFTPTDLRLQSFNAGRNDLKNDPNGDVQREARDWPVTYDELEPYYVKAEYLVGLNGTAENQLKPFSKDSYQPPLEPNPISNYAKFGMDKLGEQLGNSQPIKPYRAPLAVITRDHQPSGRKVPKDPESIKTSYVNRFGCPLGVKSSTWVSLLSPIANQPNFEIRTNCVVTHLESEGAKVSRVVYRDPSGKTRFVQGKLVIVACSAIESIRLLKLSGQLSSEFNKRINQNDLLGKYFLTHCFGGASALMPTRSDKTLALDADWATDACATDDFLKSRGLWAGGAIYNNTSDQALPISLGRTHGSRDLDTLWKGFIEDTSLAAQGLTDFLDNNLGRGLSVSFMANQVPLKTNRIELHPTIKDKWGRPVAHIIKEWHSHDRYLMDTLAEMCGQVLKLGGNSIPGEFNFEFKGQGGVYLAENALARIANHILGGARFGTDRKDSVLDRNCKVWDFDNLYVTDGSFMPTSGGANPTLTIQANSFRVADELLKRL, from the coding sequence ATGCAAACAGAATTTGATGTAGTGATCGTTGGTAGTGGCGCTGGAGGTTCTCCCATTGCCCACACTTTAGTGAAGGCTGGAAAATCAGTACTGATTCTTGAAAAAGGCCCACTATTTCGACCCCAGTATCAAAATCCTCAAGGGTTAAGTGACTTTAAGCGCGATGAATTGTTTGCTGATGGCCCTGAAAAGCGTATCCGCGTTCCTGGAGTTGCTAATCAGAATGAAGCCTTTTATTCTAGCCACGTTGAACCAGATATTAACGACGAGCCACATATCTACCGCGATCCCAACGGACAAGATCGAGCCACAATTGAAGGCTATACGGCCCAAGTAGTGGGCGGCGGTACTCAAATTTATGGTGGTGTTTCCCTGCGGTTCACCCCCACCGATTTACGCTTACAAAGTTTCAATGCTGGACGTAATGACTTAAAAAACGACCCGAATGGGGATGTGCAAAGAGAAGCCCGTGATTGGCCTGTAACTTATGATGAGCTAGAACCCTACTATGTGAAAGCTGAATACCTTGTAGGTCTTAATGGCACTGCCGAAAACCAGCTGAAGCCTTTTAGTAAAGATAGCTATCAACCGCCCCTAGAACCTAACCCAATTAGCAACTATGCGAAATTTGGTATGGACAAACTAGGCGAACAATTGGGTAATAGTCAGCCGATTAAGCCCTACCGCGCACCGCTAGCGGTGATTACCCGCGATCATCAACCTAGTGGACGCAAAGTTCCCAAAGATCCCGAAAGCATCAAAACGAGTTATGTAAACCGTTTTGGCTGTCCTCTGGGTGTGAAATCAAGTACTTGGGTTTCTTTGCTTAGTCCGATCGCTAATCAACCAAATTTTGAAATTCGGACAAACTGTGTAGTTACTCATCTTGAAAGTGAGGGAGCGAAAGTTAGCCGAGTCGTCTACCGCGATCCGAGTGGCAAAACCCGGTTTGTTCAAGGAAAGTTGGTAATCGTCGCTTGTTCTGCCATTGAATCGATTCGGTTGCTGAAGCTGTCAGGACAGCTGAGTTCCGAATTCAATAAACGCATCAACCAAAATGATTTATTAGGTAAGTACTTTCTTACCCACTGTTTTGGAGGTGCTAGTGCTCTGATGCCTACCCGCAGCGATAAAACCTTAGCTCTTGATGCTGATTGGGCAACCGATGCTTGCGCCACTGACGACTTTCTCAAAAGCAGAGGACTTTGGGCAGGTGGGGCAATTTACAACAATACTTCCGATCAAGCCTTGCCCATCTCTCTCGGACGTACCCACGGTAGTCGGGATTTAGACACACTTTGGAAAGGTTTTATTGAAGATACCAGTTTAGCGGCTCAAGGGTTGACGGACTTTTTGGACAACAATCTGGGTAGGGGTTTATCCGTCAGCTTTATGGCAAATCAAGTACCCCTGAAGACCAATCGGATTGAACTCCATCCCACAATTAAAGATAAGTGGGGTCGTCCTGTGGCTCACATCATCAAAGAATGGCACAGCCACGACAGATATCTCATGGACACCTTGGCAGAAATGTGCGGTCAGGTTTTGAAGTTGGGTGGTAATTCAATTCCAGGTGAATTCAACTTTGAATTTAAAGGTCAAGGTGGCGTGTACCTGGCAGAAAACGCCTTAGCACGGATTGCTAACCATATTCTTGGCGGAGCCAGGTTTGGTACTGACCGCAAAGACTCGGTGCTAGACCGCAATTGCAAAGTTTGGGACTTTGATAACCTCTACGTCACCGATGGCTCATTTATGCCGACATCGGGAGGCGCAAACCCCACGTTGACAATTCAGGCTAATTCTTTTCGGGTAGCTGACGAATTACTTAAAAGGCTTTAA